In Nymphalis io chromosome 11, ilAglIoxx1.1, whole genome shotgun sequence, one genomic interval encodes:
- the LOC126771614 gene encoding recQ-mediated genome instability protein 1-like: MSNNYIFNSVRNYMASNYMIVDHDWLSGCVNHLIDNNFNEDEIKLQTKEQWLLNNLTDVCPGSLPSNLKSEVLTELKGQYVLQINALVDIGSSAYQQHLKLQKVNTENIEATTRFDEKISSHRMIKLYMTDGVQEIVGIEYKPLRNLTLDVIPGSKVLIKGPVECRRGVLLLTESCIELLGGEVAELIIANSQAAILSSKLSLPIPQAINQPTNRNVPTPDVETAHPVISHEQIEPMSNFVEDEIDLEEIDVIEAQYSGTLTKRRSEDDISNPDKRIKRNCVSSSNNVDDYPDDNDMIFEDEEYLKELEAKFDERENEIVAFNSNGSNNGLSRSESNNLSDVMSASTSKDDRSQLPSRSIRPSSEPFVYIKQINELDEMERIGKVFKVKAQILKILSKLTVGKEGWSLSCTIVDGTGSIDVDFSSDVLSKLVGFTPQEMIQMKKQMATNAEVKDAAVSALQKAKDNLQVLYCIIEIIIMERPLITQLIPFESYHTDLLIKRLQDSGL; the protein is encoded by the exons atgtcaaataattatattttcaactcTGTACGAAATTATATGGCTTCGAATTATATGATTGTTGATCATGATTGGTTATCAGG ATGTGTCAATCATTTAATTGACAACAACTTTAACGAAGatgaaataaaactacaaacGAAAGAACAATGgctattaaacaatttaactgACGTGTGTCCAGGATCCTTACCTTCGAATTTGAAAAGTGAAGTCTTAACAGAATTAAAAGGTCAATATGTACTCCAAATAAATGCTTTAGTGGATATTG GGTCTTCAGCTTATCAgcaacatttaaaattacaaaaagtaaatacGGAAAACATTGAGGCGACTACTAGATTTGATGAGAAAATATCAAGTCACAG aaTGATTAAATTGTATATGACAGATGGCGTTCAAGAGATCGTTGGCATAGAATACAAACCATTGAGGAACCTCACACTCGACGTGATACCAGGGAGCAAGGTGCTTATAAAAG gTCCAGTGGAATGTAGGCGTGGAGTGCTTTTGTTGACAGAAAGTTGTATAGAATTACTCGGCGGTGAGGTCGCGGAATTGATAATCGCAAACTCGCAAGCCGCTATTCTGTCTTCTAAATTGAGTTTACCAATTCCACAGG cgaTAAATCAACCAACAAATCGTAATGTTCCAACACCTGATGTCGAAACGGCTCATCCAGTCATTTCCCATGAACAAATAGAACCAATGAGCAATTTCGTCGAAGACGAAATCGACCTGGAAGAAATAGATGTAATCGAAGCCCAGTACAGCGGAACCTTAACAAAAAGGCGCTCAGAGGACGACATTTCGAATCCAGataaaagaattaaaagaaACTGTGTCTCCAGTTCGAATAATGTCGACGATTATCCAGATGACAATGATATGATCTTCGAAGACGAAGAGTATCTTAAAGAGCTGGAGGCGAAATTTGATGAGAGGGAAAATGAAATTGTGGCGTTTAATTCTAACGGCAGCAACAATGGACTTTCCAGATCTGAATCTAACAACTTGAGTGATGTTATGTCTGCGTCTACTTCTAAAGATGATCGTTCACAACTCCCTAGTCGATCCATTAGACCATCGTCCGAACCATTTGTGTACATAAAACAGATTAATGAATTGGATGAGATGGAAAGAATCGGTAAAGTTTTTAAGGTGAAAGCgcaaattttaaagattttatcgaAGTTGACAGTAGGTAAGGAGGGGTGGAGCTTAAGCTGTACAATTGTCGATGGTACGGGATCTATAGACGTTGACTTCTCGAGCGATGTCCTATCCAAATTAGTCGGGTTCACGCCCCAGGAAATGATACAGATGAAAAAGCAAATGGCGACAAACGCTGAGGTTAAGGATGCGGCCGTTTCG GCTCTACAAAAAGCTAAGGATAATCTTCAAGTACTATATTGTATCATTGAAATCATTATAATGGAACGCCCCTTGATCACACAACTCATACCATTTGAAAGTTATCACACAGACCTTTTGATAAAGAGACTACAAGATAGTGGgctgtga
- the LOC126771596 gene encoding macoilin-1 isoform X2: MKRRNAESGKRRPIKRNKIGEGMYANSLLYLKFVMLWATVIMADYMLEFRFEFLWPFWMMLKSVYDSFKYHGVAFSVFFICIALMSDLLCFFFIPLQYILFAAGTYVWVQYVWYTFGDKGICLPTVALCCLVVYAEGAVRVRAGSLELWRPLAAHCLGYPALSLGFGVKAYVGQRLRLRRQRQVRAENEFYFQLLRDALPESALIEQNMQSSKETECKSGEFTQTQTQTQSDARHMNGSVRRRCARDHNGVCVADHALHVKLEKLEKHVAQQTRDKATANTQASTQANTQASTQSSTQTSGPASTQAGAHSLSNGAASGPGAPDDDERPDLGKGSGKSTKCEKKEASSVREEKKKHKNREKDKDSSDSHKSTETKEILVKEKEVESTKEYVKSNKDSNSHKEREKEKERREERERENRERDRERELREKESRSCRELAEELRRARAELAAARAAEHDARRRALLQHSERGALERRLSDERRARAAAEHQLLRARHTPRPTTAECESEWCRSRRTAQEAETGALRRELQKTRERAAQLQRDLACASEQVRTLETRASREESGGGARLAGACAALQERAAHLERSLSAETRVKLDLLSALGDAKRHMHIQEGLISRQEKEIEELKAQMLAVMPTEFVTPVSGSVSKLRLSDGSPLDPNASVYTPKQLCSDA; the protein is encoded by the exons ATGAAGAGGCGAAATGCCGAATCAGGCAAGCGGCGCCCCATAAAGCGCAACAAAATCGGCGAAGGAATGTATGCAAA TTCTCTGTTGTACCTGAAATTTGTGATGTTGTGGGCTACAGTAATTATGGCAGATTACATGCTTGAATTCAGATTTGAGTTTCTGTGGCCATTCTGGATGATGCTGAAATCTGTTTATGATTCGTTTAAATATCATGGAGTC GCATTCTCGGTGTTTTTCATTTGTATAGCCTTGATGTCTGACTTGTTATGTTTCTTCTTCATACcactacaatatatattattcgctGCCGGTACCTATGTGTGGGTACAATATGTGTGGTACACAT TCGGCGACAAGGGCATCTGCCTGCCGACAGTGGCACTGTGCTGCCTCGTGGTGTACGCCGAGGGTGCCGTGCGCGTGCGCGCCGGCTCGCTGGAGCTGTGGCGCCCGCTCGCCGCGCACTGTCTGGGCTACCCCGCGCTGTCGCTGGGCTTCGGCGTCAAG GCATATGTTGGGCAGCGATTAAGATTAAGGAGACAACGGCAAGTGCGTGCCGAGAATGAGTTCTACTTCCAGCTCCTGCGGGACGCCTTGCCGGAGAGTGCGCTCATTGAACAG AATATGCAGAGCAGTAAAGAGACCGAGTGTAAAAGCGGCGAATTCACGCAAACGCAAACACAGACACAGAGCGACGCGCGGCACATGAACGGCTCCGTGCGGCGGCGGTGCGCGCGCGACCACAACGGCGTGTGTGTGGCCGACCACGCCTTACACGTTAAG ttAGAAAAGTTAGAGAAGCATGTAGCACAGCAGACACGGGACAAGGCGACAGCCAACACGCAAGCGAGTACGCAAGCGAACACGCAAGCGAGCACGCAGTCGAGCACGCAGACGAGTGGTCCGGCGAGCACGCAGGCGGGCGCGCACTCGCTCAGCAACGGCGCGGCCAGCGGGCCCGGCGCGCCCGACGACGACGAGCGCCCCGACCTCGGCAAAG GAAGTGGTAAATCCACGAAGTGCGAAAAGAAAGAGGCTAGTTCTGTGAGAGAAGAGAAGAAGAAACATAAGAATAGAGAAAAGGATAAAGATAGCAGTGATAGTCATAAGAGTACAGAAA caAAAGAAATATTAGTTAAAGAAAAAGAAGTAGAAAGTACAAAAGAATATGTAAAGAGTAATAAAGATAGTAATAGTCATAAAGAGAGAGAGAAAGAAAAAGAGAGGAGAGAAGAAAGGGAGAGGGAAAATAGGGAGCGGGACAGAGAACGCGAACTGAGAGAAAAGGAATCG CGTTCGTGCCGAGAGCTGGCGGAGGAGCTGCGGCGTGCGCGCGCGGAgctggcggcggcgcgcgcggccgAGCACGACGCGCGGCGCCGCGCGCTGCTGCAGCACAG CGAGCGCGGAGCGCTGGAGCGGCGCCTGAGCGACGAGaggcgcgcgcgcgccgcggcCGAGCACCAGCTGCTGCGCGCCAGGCACACGCCGCGACCGACCAC CGCCGAGTGCGAGAGCGAGTGGTGCCGCTCGCGCCGCACGGCGCAGGAGGCGGAGACGGGCGCGCTGCGACGCGAGCTGCAGAAGACGCGCGAGCGAGCCGCGCAGCTGCAGCGCGACCTGGCCTGCGCCTCGGAACAG GTGCGGACGCTGGAGACGCGCGCGTCTCGCGAGGAGAgtggcggcggcgcgcggctGGCGGGCGCTTGCGCAGCGCTGCAGGAGCGCGCCGCGCACCTGGAGCGCTCGCTGTCCGCAGAGACGCGCGTCAAGCTGGACCTGCTGTCCGCTCTGGGGGACGCCAAGCGTCACATGCACATACAGGAGG GTCTAATATCGAGACAAGAGAAAGAGATAGAAGAACTGAAAGCTCAAATGCTGGCTGTGATGCCGACGGAGTTCGTGACGCCGGTGAGCGGCAGCGTGTCCAAGCTGCGGCTGTCCGACGGCTCGCCGCTCGACCCCAACGCATCCGTCTACACGCCCAAGCAGCTGTGCTCCGACGCCTGA
- the LOC126771596 gene encoding macoilin-1 isoform X1 has translation MKRRNAESGKRRPIKRNKIGEGMYANSLLYLKFVMLWATVIMADYMLEFRFEFLWPFWMMLKSVYDSFKYHGVAFSVFFICIALMSDLLCFFFIPLQYILFAAGTYVWVQYVWYTFGDKGICLPTVALCCLVVYAEGAVRVRAGSLELWRPLAAHCLGYPALSLGFGVKAYVGQRLRLRRQRQVRAENEFYFQLLRDALPESALIEQNMQSSKETECKSGEFTQTQTQTQSDARHMNGSVRRRCARDHNGVCVADHALHVKLEKLEKHVAQQTRDKATANTQASTQANTQASTQSSTQTSGPASTQAGAHSLSNGAASGPGAPDDDERPDLGKGSGKSTKCEKKEASSVREEKKKHKNREKDKDSSDSHKSTETKEILVKEKEVESTKEYVKSNKDSNSHKEREKEKERREERERENRERDRERELREKESRSCRELAEELRRARAELAAARAAEHDARRRALLQHRCAPPAPPHRAPPRPTALTVSCVGSERGALERRLSDERRARAAAEHQLLRARHTPRPTTAECESEWCRSRRTAQEAETGALRRELQKTRERAAQLQRDLACASEQVRTLETRASREESGGGARLAGACAALQERAAHLERSLSAETRVKLDLLSALGDAKRHMHIQEGLISRQEKEIEELKAQMLAVMPTEFVTPVSGSVSKLRLSDGSPLDPNASVYTPKQLCSDA, from the exons ATGAAGAGGCGAAATGCCGAATCAGGCAAGCGGCGCCCCATAAAGCGCAACAAAATCGGCGAAGGAATGTATGCAAA TTCTCTGTTGTACCTGAAATTTGTGATGTTGTGGGCTACAGTAATTATGGCAGATTACATGCTTGAATTCAGATTTGAGTTTCTGTGGCCATTCTGGATGATGCTGAAATCTGTTTATGATTCGTTTAAATATCATGGAGTC GCATTCTCGGTGTTTTTCATTTGTATAGCCTTGATGTCTGACTTGTTATGTTTCTTCTTCATACcactacaatatatattattcgctGCCGGTACCTATGTGTGGGTACAATATGTGTGGTACACAT TCGGCGACAAGGGCATCTGCCTGCCGACAGTGGCACTGTGCTGCCTCGTGGTGTACGCCGAGGGTGCCGTGCGCGTGCGCGCCGGCTCGCTGGAGCTGTGGCGCCCGCTCGCCGCGCACTGTCTGGGCTACCCCGCGCTGTCGCTGGGCTTCGGCGTCAAG GCATATGTTGGGCAGCGATTAAGATTAAGGAGACAACGGCAAGTGCGTGCCGAGAATGAGTTCTACTTCCAGCTCCTGCGGGACGCCTTGCCGGAGAGTGCGCTCATTGAACAG AATATGCAGAGCAGTAAAGAGACCGAGTGTAAAAGCGGCGAATTCACGCAAACGCAAACACAGACACAGAGCGACGCGCGGCACATGAACGGCTCCGTGCGGCGGCGGTGCGCGCGCGACCACAACGGCGTGTGTGTGGCCGACCACGCCTTACACGTTAAG ttAGAAAAGTTAGAGAAGCATGTAGCACAGCAGACACGGGACAAGGCGACAGCCAACACGCAAGCGAGTACGCAAGCGAACACGCAAGCGAGCACGCAGTCGAGCACGCAGACGAGTGGTCCGGCGAGCACGCAGGCGGGCGCGCACTCGCTCAGCAACGGCGCGGCCAGCGGGCCCGGCGCGCCCGACGACGACGAGCGCCCCGACCTCGGCAAAG GAAGTGGTAAATCCACGAAGTGCGAAAAGAAAGAGGCTAGTTCTGTGAGAGAAGAGAAGAAGAAACATAAGAATAGAGAAAAGGATAAAGATAGCAGTGATAGTCATAAGAGTACAGAAA caAAAGAAATATTAGTTAAAGAAAAAGAAGTAGAAAGTACAAAAGAATATGTAAAGAGTAATAAAGATAGTAATAGTCATAAAGAGAGAGAGAAAGAAAAAGAGAGGAGAGAAGAAAGGGAGAGGGAAAATAGGGAGCGGGACAGAGAACGCGAACTGAGAGAAAAGGAATCG CGTTCGTGCCGAGAGCTGGCGGAGGAGCTGCGGCGTGCGCGCGCGGAgctggcggcggcgcgcgcggccgAGCACGACGCGCGGCGCCGCGCGCTGCTGCAGCACAGGTGCGCGCCGCCCGCCCCGCCCCACCGCGCCCCACCGCGCCCCACCGCGCTAACCGTGTCTTGTGTCGGCAGCGAGCGCGGAGCGCTGGAGCGGCGCCTGAGCGACGAGaggcgcgcgcgcgccgcggcCGAGCACCAGCTGCTGCGCGCCAGGCACACGCCGCGACCGACCAC CGCCGAGTGCGAGAGCGAGTGGTGCCGCTCGCGCCGCACGGCGCAGGAGGCGGAGACGGGCGCGCTGCGACGCGAGCTGCAGAAGACGCGCGAGCGAGCCGCGCAGCTGCAGCGCGACCTGGCCTGCGCCTCGGAACAG GTGCGGACGCTGGAGACGCGCGCGTCTCGCGAGGAGAgtggcggcggcgcgcggctGGCGGGCGCTTGCGCAGCGCTGCAGGAGCGCGCCGCGCACCTGGAGCGCTCGCTGTCCGCAGAGACGCGCGTCAAGCTGGACCTGCTGTCCGCTCTGGGGGACGCCAAGCGTCACATGCACATACAGGAGG GTCTAATATCGAGACAAGAGAAAGAGATAGAAGAACTGAAAGCTCAAATGCTGGCTGTGATGCCGACGGAGTTCGTGACGCCGGTGAGCGGCAGCGTGTCCAAGCTGCGGCTGTCCGACGGCTCGCCGCTCGACCCCAACGCATCCGTCTACACGCCCAAGCAGCTGTGCTCCGACGCCTGA